In Armatimonadota bacterium, a single genomic region encodes these proteins:
- a CDS encoding GntR family transcriptional regulator has translation MSNGANYREIQELIRKRIEAGELAFDEKLPREADLAKEFCVSRSTVHRALSALEQDGYVRSRKRAGTFVAWGRRERKQLVALIFDRVARNFDFPSSEMIEGIRETLGDAVGLVLCDSKDSVEREANFLARMSKETDGVICFPIADQRDGQLLERIHGLGCPVVVVDRIPTGYAGSSVISDDREAMFEAVRMLRRQGHTEIGFIGFFKETVSSAMERYRAFVDAIKSELGVDGEQNVRWIGRDFEHNGILLAQAVSDTLFALCRRENPVTALVCMQDDLGLKAMLAVEDLGLKVHSGFEIVTINEWPALELRRPWDIHRIVRKKRAIGIAAAELLLEQIVNPKCDARAVAIKADFIPSSPSGSPALDAVQAWLNNDKE, from the coding sequence ATGTCCAACGGCGCAAATTATCGAGAAATCCAGGAGCTGATTCGGAAGCGAATCGAAGCTGGTGAACTCGCGTTTGACGAGAAGCTCCCCCGCGAGGCCGACTTGGCGAAAGAGTTTTGCGTTAGCCGCTCGACGGTTCACCGCGCGCTTTCTGCTCTGGAGCAAGACGGATACGTCCGAAGTCGAAAGCGCGCGGGGACGTTTGTTGCCTGGGGCCGGCGAGAGCGAAAGCAGTTGGTTGCCCTCATTTTTGACCGCGTCGCCCGGAATTTTGACTTCCCCAGTTCTGAGATGATCGAGGGGATTCGCGAGACTTTGGGAGATGCCGTTGGGCTGGTGCTGTGCGACTCAAAAGATTCCGTTGAGCGCGAGGCGAACTTCCTGGCGCGAATGTCGAAGGAGACGGACGGCGTGATCTGCTTCCCGATTGCCGATCAGCGCGATGGTCAACTTCTCGAACGCATTCACGGTTTGGGCTGTCCGGTCGTGGTTGTTGACCGGATCCCAACCGGGTATGCGGGCAGCTCCGTCATCTCGGATGATCGCGAAGCGATGTTCGAAGCCGTTCGGATGCTAAGACGGCAAGGGCACACCGAGATCGGGTTTATTGGGTTCTTCAAAGAAACCGTGTCCTCGGCAATGGAGCGCTACCGAGCTTTTGTGGATGCCATCAAATCCGAACTCGGCGTCGATGGCGAGCAGAACGTCCGCTGGATCGGTCGCGACTTTGAACATAACGGCATTCTCCTCGCCCAGGCCGTCTCGGACACGCTCTTTGCCCTTTGTCGCCGCGAAAATCCCGTGACGGCACTGGTGTGTATGCAAGACGACCTCGGGCTCAAGGCTATGCTCGCGGTCGAAGACCTCGGGCTCAAGGTTCATAGCGGGTTCGAGATTGTGACAATCAACGAGTGGCCAGCCCTTGAGCTTCGACGACCGTGGGACATCCACCGGATCGTTCGTAAGAAGCGTGCCATCGGCATTGCCGCCGCAGAGCTCCTGTTGGAGCAGATTGTGAACCCCAAATGCGACGCCCGCGCCGTCGCCATCAAAGCAGATTTCATCCCTTCCTCTCCCTCCGGTTCACCAGCCTTAGACGCTGTCCAGGCATGGCTGAACAATGACAAAGAATAA
- a CDS encoding glycoside hydrolase family 76 protein, whose protein sequence is MISICLIHAMITSPIFALSSAEELWTGLVPRYRIHDSIFLAESVGGDSNPSQPMFNWGIGVTLSAENSLAKLDSSRKSRLTQVLMMCERYWNPQGPVPGFDVLPDKKGDQDRYFDDNAWMVMALVDSYEITRDPRWLKSAEASLTYVLSGEDDKLGGGIYWKEREKTSKNTCSNGPAAAACLAVYRNSKNPQHLAKAQQIYSWTKAKLLAPDGLYWDNIRLDGSLDKTQWSYNSALMLRTAKELAQITGKSVYCEDAEKLESACIKRWVKADGTIDDELQFAHLLFENLDPKNFDAKGCVSKLLEGRNSAGFFGTRWGKTSEGKHQIIHQASAVRALATYELLRRRK, encoded by the coding sequence ATGATCTCGATCTGCTTGATTCATGCGATGATTACGTCTCCAATTTTTGCTCTGAGCTCGGCCGAGGAGCTCTGGACCGGACTGGTTCCTCGGTACCGAATTCATGATTCGATCTTCTTGGCCGAGTCAGTGGGCGGAGACTCGAATCCGTCGCAACCGATGTTCAACTGGGGAATTGGCGTCACTTTGTCGGCGGAGAATTCGCTGGCAAAGCTGGATAGCTCGCGCAAGAGCCGCTTGACCCAAGTGTTGATGATGTGTGAGCGGTATTGGAACCCTCAGGGGCCTGTGCCGGGCTTTGATGTGCTTCCCGACAAGAAAGGCGACCAAGATCGGTACTTCGACGACAACGCGTGGATGGTCATGGCCCTCGTCGATAGCTATGAGATCACTCGCGATCCACGCTGGCTGAAATCAGCCGAGGCGTCGCTCACTTACGTGCTGAGTGGAGAGGATGACAAGCTTGGCGGGGGAATCTATTGGAAGGAACGCGAAAAGACGTCAAAAAACACGTGCTCAAACGGTCCGGCGGCGGCGGCTTGCCTTGCGGTTTATCGAAATTCGAAGAATCCGCAGCACCTTGCTAAAGCGCAGCAAATTTATTCTTGGACCAAGGCGAAGCTTCTCGCACCCGATGGTCTTTATTGGGACAACATTCGATTGGATGGCTCGCTGGACAAAACTCAGTGGAGCTACAACTCAGCACTAATGCTTCGCACCGCGAAGGAGCTGGCGCAAATCACCGGGAAATCGGTTTACTGCGAGGACGCCGAAAAGCTCGAATCGGCGTGCATCAAGCGCTGGGTCAAGGCGGACGGAACGATTGACGATGAGTTGCAGTTCGCTCACCTTCTCTTCGAAAATCTCGATCCCAAGAACTTTGACGCTAAGGGTTGCGTCTCCAAGTTGCTTGAGGGTCGCAACTCGGCTGGGTTCTTCGGAACTCGTTGGGGAAAAACCTCGGAAGGCAAGCACCAGATCATTCATCAGGCGTCGGCCGTTCGCGCGCTTGCAACCTACGAGCTTTTGCGCCGACGCAAGTAG
- a CDS encoding phytanoyl-CoA dioxygenase family protein yields MTVASQSSIRSDFDRDGFYLAKGVFSAAEIAALEADFDRIVAQITSTGEETNAKWGGPEMERMGVQNTVVTHTHNVQKYSATWARAMFHEKFLDVAEAILGPDIILHHSKLFQKPAENGAPFPMHQDWDHFPTIKDTMIAGIIHVSTATDEMGCLRVYPGTHKLGRLPISYRSQDSELLSKYPLENAIPIEAEPGDVVFFHYYTIHGSMPNRSNQTRKTVLVQLHAGDDVQEDGVSHPYERWALRGFNHQAKRSSVND; encoded by the coding sequence ATGACTGTTGCTTCGCAATCATCCATCCGATCCGACTTCGACCGGGACGGCTTCTACTTGGCCAAAGGAGTTTTTTCGGCTGCTGAGATTGCCGCCCTTGAGGCGGACTTTGATCGGATTGTTGCCCAGATCACCTCAACTGGGGAAGAAACCAACGCCAAGTGGGGTGGTCCCGAAATGGAGCGGATGGGCGTTCAGAACACGGTGGTGACTCACACCCATAACGTCCAGAAATACTCAGCGACTTGGGCGCGGGCGATGTTTCATGAAAAGTTCTTGGATGTCGCGGAGGCGATTCTTGGACCGGACATCATCCTTCACCACTCAAAACTCTTCCAGAAACCTGCCGAGAACGGCGCGCCGTTCCCGATGCACCAGGACTGGGATCACTTTCCGACGATCAAAGATACGATGATCGCGGGGATTATCCACGTCTCAACGGCAACCGACGAAATGGGTTGCCTGCGGGTTTATCCGGGAACGCACAAGCTCGGCCGGCTGCCGATTTCTTACCGCAGCCAGGACAGCGAACTCCTCAGCAAATACCCGTTAGAGAACGCAATCCCAATTGAGGCAGAGCCTGGTGATGTGGTGTTCTTCCACTACTACACGATCCACGGCTCGATGCCAAACCGCTCGAACCAGACCCGGAAAACGGTTCTGGTTCAGCTTCACGCGGGCGATGATGTGCAGGAAGATGGAGTTTCGCATCCCTACGAGCGGTGGGCATTGCGAGGCTTTAATCATCAAGCGAAACGCAGTTCTGTAAACGATTAA
- a CDS encoding N-acetylmuramoyl-L-alanine amidase-like domain-containing protein: MLGFLAAICIQTVPLMVDDLSKEAAMAGVYRQPIGKRMEFFARKFLGTPYVGATLDQTPNEEKCTVLLSGLDCVTFVETVFALARTPDPTDEKLRVAVTKTRYWGGRVDGYLSRLHYTTDWFFDNSRKGTITDLSAKLPGSVPMTRKVSYMSVHPDRYAALSANPDLLPRLRKLEAESNARKKWYIPVSALPNAEKQLRTGDIIGLVGGVKGIDITHVGLIVVEKGVPHFVHASSTKHKVTFDKRLSEYLSGSKTEGIIVARPR, translated from the coding sequence ATGCTCGGTTTCCTCGCCGCAATTTGCATCCAAACTGTGCCGTTGATGGTGGATGACCTCTCGAAGGAGGCGGCCATGGCGGGCGTCTACCGGCAGCCCATCGGCAAGAGAATGGAGTTCTTCGCCAGGAAGTTCCTTGGCACGCCGTACGTCGGAGCGACCCTCGACCAGACTCCGAATGAGGAAAAGTGTACGGTTCTCCTCTCTGGGTTGGACTGCGTGACGTTCGTGGAGACCGTGTTCGCCTTGGCCCGAACCCCTGATCCGACCGATGAGAAGCTGAGGGTGGCGGTTACAAAAACCCGCTACTGGGGTGGCCGCGTCGATGGCTACCTTTCAAGGCTGCACTACACAACCGACTGGTTCTTCGATAACTCCCGAAAAGGAACGATCACCGACCTCAGCGCAAAGCTCCCCGGTTCTGTCCCAATGACCCGGAAGGTCAGCTATATGTCGGTTCATCCCGACCGCTATGCCGCGCTCAGTGCCAACCCTGATCTGCTTCCTCGACTCCGCAAACTAGAAGCCGAGAGCAACGCCCGAAAAAAATGGTACATCCCCGTCTCGGCGCTTCCTAATGCCGAAAAGCAGTTAAGGACCGGCGACATCATCGGCCTCGTTGGCGGCGTCAAAGGCATTGACATCACCCATGTCGGCCTAATCGTCGTCGAGAAAGGCGTCCCTCACTTCGTCCATGCCAGCAGCACAAAGCATAAAGTCACTTTTGATAAAAGGCTTTCGGAGTACCTTTCTGGCTCCAAAACCGAAGGGATCATCGTGGCTCGTCCGAGATAA
- a CDS encoding tryptophanase: MSEIIEPFRIKVVEPIRRTTPAERAEILKRAHYNTFLIDADDVLIDLLTDSGTSAMSAAQWGGIMIGDESYAGSRSFKRFESTIQEIFGFKHVVPTHQGRAAEKILMSIVGGAGKVIPNNNHFDTTRANVEFTGAEARDLVIKEGRDPASMHPFKGNIDLESLEATLKEGKCPIGMITITNNTGGGQPVSMANIRAVSALYRKHGVPFIIDACRFAENAYFIKEREPGYADKTPREIAKEIFSYADGATMSLKKDGFGNIGGFLALNDDAMAEQARNLLILTEGFPTYGGLAGRDLEALAIGLNEVLDEDYLEYRLATIRYLASRLADSNVNIVQPPGGHAVYVDARSFYNHIPASQFPAQALVCDLYLEGGIRGVEIGSGMFGRCVDGVEVPADRELVRLAMPRRVYTQAHVNYIGEVFARLAAKRHEAKGLKITKQAPILRHFTAWFEPV; encoded by the coding sequence ATGTCGGAAATTATTGAGCCGTTTCGTATCAAGGTCGTAGAACCCATCCGTCGAACCACGCCGGCGGAGCGCGCGGAGATCCTAAAAAGAGCGCATTACAACACCTTCCTCATCGACGCCGATGACGTGCTGATCGACCTTCTCACCGATAGCGGAACGAGCGCGATGTCGGCCGCCCAATGGGGCGGAATCATGATCGGTGACGAGAGTTACGCGGGCTCGCGTTCGTTCAAGCGGTTCGAGTCAACGATTCAGGAAATCTTCGGGTTCAAACACGTGGTCCCGACCCACCAAGGCCGGGCTGCAGAAAAGATCCTGATGAGCATCGTCGGCGGTGCCGGGAAGGTCATTCCGAACAACAACCACTTCGACACCACCCGCGCCAACGTCGAATTCACCGGAGCCGAGGCCCGAGACCTGGTTATCAAAGAGGGTCGCGACCCGGCCTCGATGCACCCGTTCAAAGGCAACATTGATCTCGAATCGCTAGAGGCCACCCTAAAAGAGGGAAAGTGCCCGATTGGGATGATCACGATCACCAACAATACAGGCGGCGGACAGCCCGTTTCGATGGCAAACATTCGCGCGGTGTCGGCTCTCTACCGCAAGCACGGAGTGCCGTTTATCATCGACGCTTGCCGATTCGCGGAGAACGCCTACTTCATCAAGGAGCGCGAACCGGGCTACGCTGACAAGACTCCACGCGAGATCGCAAAGGAGATTTTCAGCTACGCCGACGGCGCGACGATGAGCCTTAAGAAGGACGGTTTCGGCAATATCGGCGGATTCCTAGCCCTCAACGACGACGCAATGGCGGAGCAGGCTCGGAACCTGTTGATCCTTACCGAAGGCTTTCCGACCTACGGCGGCCTCGCTGGGCGAGACCTTGAGGCTCTTGCAATCGGCCTCAACGAGGTTCTCGATGAAGACTATCTTGAATACCGGCTTGCCACCATCCGATATCTCGCCTCGCGGCTAGCAGATAGTAATGTTAACATCGTCCAGCCCCCCGGAGGACACGCGGTTTACGTCGATGCCCGCTCATTTTACAACCACATTCCTGCAAGCCAGTTTCCCGCTCAGGCCCTGGTCTGCGATCTGTACCTGGAAGGCGGAATTCGCGGTGTCGAGATCGGTTCGGGGATGTTTGGACGTTGCGTCGACGGCGTAGAAGTGCCAGCGGACCGCGAGCTGGTGAGGCTCGCAATGCCGCGCCGGGTGTACACCCAGGCCCACGTCAACTACATTGGGGAGGTCTTCGCTCGTCTTGCGGCAAAGCGCCACGAAGCCAAGGGACTGAAGATCACCAAACAGGCTCCGATTCTGAGGCACTTCACAGCGTGGTTCGAGCCGGTTTGA
- a CDS encoding AraC family transcriptional regulator encodes MRKYANCTFSLSIEIGGIVNFDIEPTNSSHQHPYWEICLVRSGTGEYVDGGEVFPLSTGSLFASAADHPHEIRSFQTRDLSLFFVSFTQRNSATSTPSDEDRLLGAFFSGHQTLRQDCNDLLALAEITYQASSSTVRQALAKAFTLAAMSRLTFFGSEMPTSEPSLDVARAVRFIEANCTQRVTVDDVAHHLGTASRTLQRRFCNEIGHGVAKEIRIRKMRRAAHLLLMGYPLQEVGESVGVPDPGQFSTAFLVEFGKRPKQFQIENLRGLSE; translated from the coding sequence TTGAGAAAATACGCCAACTGCACGTTTTCGCTCTCTATCGAGATTGGGGGGATTGTCAATTTCGACATTGAGCCAACGAACTCGTCGCACCAGCATCCGTACTGGGAGATCTGCCTGGTCCGCTCGGGAACTGGGGAATATGTTGACGGTGGCGAAGTCTTTCCCTTGAGCACCGGATCCCTGTTTGCCTCGGCGGCGGATCACCCGCACGAGATTCGATCGTTTCAGACTCGCGACCTCTCGCTGTTCTTCGTCTCGTTTACCCAGAGGAATTCCGCAACCAGTACGCCATCGGACGAAGATCGGCTCCTTGGGGCGTTCTTCTCGGGTCACCAGACTCTTCGGCAAGACTGTAACGATCTGCTAGCATTAGCCGAAATCACGTATCAGGCGAGTTCGTCAACCGTTCGACAAGCTCTTGCCAAGGCGTTCACGCTGGCGGCAATGAGCCGACTGACCTTCTTCGGTTCCGAGATGCCAACCAGCGAGCCCTCGCTCGACGTCGCCCGCGCCGTGCGTTTCATTGAAGCCAACTGTACCCAGAGAGTCACAGTGGACGATGTAGCTCACCATCTGGGAACCGCAAGTCGCACACTGCAAAGACGGTTTTGCAACGAGATCGGACATGGGGTGGCGAAGGAGATTCGAATTCGCAAAATGCGCCGCGCCGCGCACCTGCTGCTCATGGGCTATCCGCTTCAAGAAGTCGGTGAGAGCGTCGGTGTGCCGGACCCGGGGCAGTTCTCGACCGCCTTCCTGGTCGAATTCGGAAAACGTCCGAAGCAGTTTCAGATCGAAAACCTCCGTGGGCTATCGGAGTAA
- a CDS encoding MFS transporter, which yields MEGQPNRLESLRTLRAANLDGAFATAFITLVGGSFIVGYLKEIHAADIWLGLLTAIPAICGLAQIPGSVWGRSFVSFKKYVAPGGLIWRLLHIPLCFLPLISIWSANSKLTIILIFSGIASLVVNMVNPIYGDWLARLVPDSQRGAFYGKRNSLNAAIGTGTGLLGGLLVDALKKANFGEKSYSAVFILGLVLSFVSMHYFFKMADVTREEPIRANVQETVHALVSPFKNKQFVRVILFLFVFIAGQSFAGNLWAAYAFESLKFDQTHVQLLGLFHAAGNISMSKFWGFLSDKYGNKPILGLVGMGMLLTPTAWLFTQPGTEHMAFNIGLLYSCHILMGMVFSGVALCQYNIIFSTSPPEERSTYLGSAMAIQSIAGAVPPLLGAAMLSFFRTGHDTDLAYKFTFICAVGIRFVALLLLIPVREEGSRSFRETMGNLKSVTPKGLRAMKTFTQSGDAEEREHAIQKIAGHGFALASDELIKALHDPSPRVRRQAASALGRLGDQAAVEDLIHQLRDHPDLVEEETVEALGDLGDPAAIPELIKLLDAPRSVLRRAAARSIAQLPGAGEDRTAVDALIHAAENPSDPDLRRSALQALRNLEAPGIAATISHALTDKHPSVRIAAAEAAGELELKETADACRASLVLYDDEGCAEVAYALGVNGTLEDVPRILEVAKSCVSMTTRRRCLLGVARIYGVESQAYRALMSAGMERDQLMITLLTIGGKRSKHANQALEAHGNGDEVNAIKALSLGKDGAILADFDLPELFIVAAVVYSERMSTRTGR from the coding sequence GTGGAAGGCCAGCCTAACCGTCTCGAATCGCTCCGTACGCTGCGTGCGGCGAATCTTGATGGTGCCTTCGCCACCGCCTTTATCACCCTCGTTGGCGGAAGTTTCATCGTCGGCTATCTCAAGGAGATTCATGCGGCGGATATCTGGCTTGGGCTGCTCACTGCCATCCCCGCAATCTGCGGCCTCGCCCAAATCCCTGGTTCTGTCTGGGGTCGGAGCTTTGTCAGCTTCAAGAAGTACGTCGCGCCGGGAGGGCTAATATGGCGATTGCTGCATATCCCACTTTGTTTCCTTCCGCTCATCTCCATCTGGAGCGCAAACTCAAAGCTGACGATCATCCTGATTTTCAGCGGTATCGCCTCGCTGGTAGTCAACATGGTCAACCCGATCTATGGTGACTGGCTTGCCCGCCTCGTCCCGGATTCCCAGCGCGGCGCATTCTACGGCAAACGAAACTCGCTCAACGCAGCGATTGGAACTGGAACCGGTTTGCTCGGTGGACTCCTTGTTGATGCCTTAAAGAAGGCGAACTTTGGCGAGAAAAGCTATTCGGCAGTGTTCATTCTCGGGCTCGTGCTCAGCTTTGTGAGCATGCACTACTTCTTCAAAATGGCGGACGTTACGCGTGAGGAGCCGATTCGGGCGAACGTGCAGGAGACGGTTCATGCGCTTGTTTCCCCTTTTAAGAACAAACAGTTTGTTCGAGTCATTCTGTTCTTGTTTGTATTCATTGCCGGCCAATCGTTTGCCGGAAACTTGTGGGCGGCTTATGCGTTCGAGAGTCTGAAATTTGATCAGACCCACGTCCAGCTCCTTGGGCTCTTCCATGCGGCGGGGAACATCTCGATGTCCAAGTTTTGGGGGTTCTTGTCGGACAAGTACGGTAACAAGCCGATTCTTGGGCTGGTCGGAATGGGGATGCTGCTGACGCCGACGGCGTGGCTGTTTACTCAACCCGGAACTGAGCACATGGCCTTCAATATTGGACTTCTCTACAGTTGTCACATTTTGATGGGCATGGTCTTCAGCGGAGTCGCTCTTTGCCAATACAACATCATTTTCTCGACGTCCCCCCCGGAAGAGCGCTCGACATACCTGGGTTCGGCAATGGCAATTCAGTCAATTGCTGGCGCAGTTCCGCCGCTGCTTGGCGCGGCGATGCTCAGTTTCTTCCGAACCGGGCATGATACGGACCTTGCCTACAAATTCACCTTCATCTGCGCGGTCGGGATCCGGTTTGTCGCCCTTCTCTTGCTGATACCGGTGCGTGAGGAAGGTAGCCGTTCGTTCCGCGAGACGATGGGGAATCTGAAGAGCGTGACGCCCAAAGGGCTGCGAGCAATGAAGACGTTTACCCAGAGCGGCGACGCCGAGGAGCGCGAACACGCGATCCAAAAGATCGCGGGTCATGGCTTTGCTCTTGCTTCGGATGAACTGATCAAGGCTCTTCACGATCCTTCGCCGCGGGTTCGTCGGCAGGCCGCTTCGGCACTTGGGCGGCTTGGAGACCAGGCGGCGGTTGAGGATCTCATACACCAGCTCCGAGACCACCCAGATTTGGTCGAAGAAGAAACGGTGGAAGCTTTGGGCGACCTAGGCGACCCGGCAGCGATTCCGGAGCTAATCAAGCTCTTGGACGCCCCGCGTTCGGTACTGCGTCGCGCAGCGGCGCGGTCGATTGCTCAACTTCCCGGTGCTGGAGAGGACCGGACAGCGGTTGATGCTTTGATTCATGCCGCGGAGAATCCTTCCGATCCTGACTTGCGACGGTCCGCTCTGCAGGCTCTCCGGAATCTAGAGGCACCCGGAATTGCGGCGACAATCAGCCACGCTCTCACCGACAAGCACCCCTCCGTCCGCATCGCTGCAGCCGAAGCCGCCGGAGAACTTGAACTGAAAGAAACCGCCGATGCCTGCCGAGCCTCCCTCGTACTTTACGACGACGAAGGCTGTGCCGAAGTCGCCTACGCGCTCGGCGTCAACGGAACCCTTGAAGATGTCCCCCGAATCCTCGAAGTCGCCAAAAGCTGCGTCTCTATGACCACCCGCCGTCGCTGCCTCCTCGGCGTTGCGCGAATCTACGGAGTCGAAAGCCAAGCCTACCGAGCCCTCATGAGCGCCGGCATGGAGCGAGATCAGCTCATGATCACCCTCCTTACCATCGGCGGTAAGCGCTCGAAGCACGCGAACCAGGCCCTGGAGGCTCACGGAAACGGCGACGAGGTCAACGCGATCAAAGCCCTCTCCTTAGGTAAAGACGGCGCCATCCTCGCCGACTTCGACTTGCCCGAGTTGTTTATCGTTGCGGCGGTAGTTTATTCGGAGCGAATGTCAACTCGAACAGGGCGTTAG
- a CDS encoding prepilin-type N-terminal cleavage/methylation domain-containing protein, whose amino-acid sequence MNTQRRAFTLIELLVVIAIIAILAAILFPVFAQAKAAAKRTSDLSNLKNLTTGVIIYVADVDDMAPAARIVANGDWWTPRMLTWKDATVPYIKNGGRPNTIAGGYNTTPGNGGIFQNPLNESAWSNALSDGNGPGLPGDETTRFPRSYAVNKDAFRNESNCAQTFWPEIYGGTVYNSGGSFTSLNNVAGTAMLAPTRRIYPDIEAAELGRGATAIGSETSTFPASHSLVPANGNRTMNFGFFDGHAKSINAYQSVATDVWGSFGGPNRTFVCDPFWGGYNRGGPGNGQPWATGIQTNMRQIREFNN is encoded by the coding sequence ATGAATACTCAACGAAGAGCCTTTACGCTCATTGAACTCCTCGTCGTCATCGCGATCATCGCGATTCTCGCCGCTATCCTCTTCCCGGTTTTTGCCCAGGCAAAGGCCGCTGCTAAACGCACTTCAGACCTCAGCAACCTCAAGAACCTGACCACTGGAGTGATCATCTACGTTGCCGACGTGGATGACATGGCTCCTGCAGCCCGCATCGTTGCTAACGGAGACTGGTGGACCCCACGAATGCTCACCTGGAAGGATGCAACCGTTCCCTACATCAAGAACGGAGGACGGCCAAACACGATCGCCGGAGGCTATAACACGACTCCGGGCAACGGTGGAATCTTCCAGAATCCGCTGAACGAATCGGCTTGGTCGAACGCACTCTCAGACGGCAACGGACCTGGATTGCCAGGTGACGAAACCACGAGGTTCCCTCGAAGCTATGCGGTGAACAAGGATGCGTTCCGCAACGAGTCGAACTGCGCCCAGACCTTCTGGCCAGAAATCTACGGCGGCACCGTTTACAACTCCGGTGGAAGCTTCACCTCGCTCAACAACGTTGCCGGTACGGCGATGCTGGCTCCAACCCGCCGCATCTACCCCGACATCGAAGCGGCTGAGCTTGGACGCGGCGCGACTGCGATCGGCTCCGAGACCAGCACGTTCCCTGCGAGCCACTCGCTGGTTCCCGCCAACGGAAACCGAACCATGAACTTCGGATTCTTCGATGGTCACGCGAAGAGTATCAACGCTTACCAGTCCGTTGCAACCGACGTTTGGGGATCCTTCGGTGGACCGAACCGAACCTTCGTTTGCGATCCGTTCTGGGGTGGATACAACCGAGGTGGACCCGGTAACGGCCAGCCATGGGCAACAGGAATCCAAACCAACATGAGACAGATCCGGGAGTTCAACAATTAA
- a CDS encoding DUF6717 family protein — protein MNSIFVIKPYKDLGMWVFDDPERGIIKEPFVGGADTLIDLATIDIPDAEAGFVIVFSADEFPGYHLRLDWRRQEMSGNTYHSEDFGIDGWLCPALFKYFEAAPANIFVQLKPL, from the coding sequence ATGAACTCGATTTTTGTCATCAAACCATACAAGGATCTCGGGATGTGGGTCTTCGATGACCCCGAACGAGGAATCATCAAGGAGCCGTTTGTTGGGGGCGCCGATACGTTGATTGACCTCGCAACGATCGATATTCCGGACGCTGAAGCGGGCTTTGTCATCGTTTTTTCGGCAGATGAATTCCCCGGATACCACTTGCGGCTGGACTGGAGACGGCAAGAGATGAGTGGAAACACTTACCACTCGGAGGATTTCGGAATCGATGGCTGGCTCTGCCCGGCGTTGTTCAAGTACTTCGAGGCGGCTCCGGCGAACATTTTCGTACAATTGAAACCGCTATGA
- a CDS encoding PEP-CTERM sorting domain-containing protein, whose product MRFAFVALFGFTCSFGLAAPFARVLSANQQIRNVDMVTQTEPLLFTTGLPSESLAVSIGGTQYFADPVGNLWTPTSSGSIPAGSLGFGQIGDLDWANNGLWGFSNANQSLFFYDLGSASVTASYSIPSLSSLIVTGVAFRPTDSSIFLSARQGLNNDFLFQVPSSSSTANLIGSMPISDAFSYVADIDFDPTGTLYAVSFYHRDFYSVNVSTAATSFISTGPHRDVYAMALNPTVVPEPGTILGLAAGICGYLRRRKSS is encoded by the coding sequence ATGCGATTTGCTTTTGTTGCTTTGTTTGGCTTTACTTGCTCATTCGGTTTAGCGGCTCCGTTTGCAAGGGTGCTGTCTGCTAACCAGCAGATTCGGAATGTGGATATGGTGACCCAGACGGAGCCACTTTTGTTCACGACTGGCTTGCCTTCCGAGAGTCTCGCGGTCTCAATCGGTGGGACGCAGTACTTCGCTGATCCGGTCGGAAATCTCTGGACGCCGACATCGAGCGGCTCGATTCCAGCAGGTTCGTTGGGATTTGGGCAAATTGGTGATCTCGATTGGGCGAATAATGGACTTTGGGGATTTAGCAACGCTAACCAATCGCTGTTCTTTTACGATCTCGGTTCAGCTTCGGTTACCGCAAGCTACTCAATTCCATCGCTCAGCAGTCTGATCGTGACCGGGGTTGCATTTCGACCCACCGACTCCTCGATTTTTCTCAGCGCTCGGCAAGGGCTGAACAACGACTTCCTTTTCCAGGTGCCGTCGTCATCATCCACCGCGAATCTGATCGGTTCGATGCCGATCAGCGATGCCTTTAGCTACGTCGCGGACATCGACTTCGACCCTACCGGAACCCTCTACGCCGTGTCGTTCTACCACCGAGACTTCTACTCGGTGAACGTCTCCACCGCCGCCACATCCTTCATCAGCACCGGACCGCACCGTGATGTTTATGCAATGGCTCTCAACCCCACCGTCGTTCCTGAACCGGGGACGATTCTCGGACTAGCGGCAGGGATCTGCGGCTACTTGCGTCGGCGCAAAAGCTCGTAG